The Mugil cephalus isolate CIBA_MC_2020 chromosome 11, CIBA_Mcephalus_1.1, whole genome shotgun sequence genome includes a window with the following:
- the LOC125016458 gene encoding hepcidin-like, which produces MKTFSVAVAVAIMLAFIYIQESSAVAVTEEHELEEPAIPDTPVALEEASVDSWETLYKSRQKRGFKCRFCCGCCRRGVCGLCCKF; this is translated from the exons ATGAAGACCTTCAGTGTTGCAGTTGCAGTGGCCATCATGCtcgcttttatttatattcaggaGAGCTCCGCTGTGGCAGTCACAGAG GAGCACGAGCTGGAGGAGCCAGCGATCCCTGACACTCCTGTTGCCCTTGAGGAGGCATCAGTGGACTCCTGGGAG ACGCTGTATAAGAGCAGACAGAAGCGCGGCTTCAAGTGTCGCttctgctgcggctgctgcagACGTGGCGTCTGTGGACTCTGCTGCAAATTCTGA
- the LOC125016459 gene encoding hepcidin-like, translating into MKTFSVAVAVAIMLAFIYIQESSAVAVTEEHELEEPAIPDTPVALEEASVDSWETLYKSRQKRGFKCRFCCGCCGRGVCGLCCKF; encoded by the exons ATGAAGACCTTCAGTGTTGCAGTTGCAGTGGCCATCATGCtcgcttttatttatattcaggaGAGCTCCGCTGTGGCAGTCACCGAG GAGCACGAGCTGGAGGAGCCAGCGATCCCTGACACTCCTGTTGCCCTTGAGGAGGCATCAGTGGACTCCTGGGAG ACGCTGTATAAGAGCAGACAGAAGCGCGGCTTCAAGTGTCGCttctgctgcggctgctgcggACGTGGCGTCTGTGGACTCTGCTGCAAATTCTGA